A single window of Nocardioides baekrokdamisoli DNA harbors:
- the rpsG gene encoding 30S ribosomal protein S7 — MPRKGPAPKRPIDVDPVYGSQVVTQLVSKVLKDGKKQVAQRIVYTALEGTRDKTGADPVITLKRALENVKPAIEVKSRRVGGATYQVPVEVKGTRGNTLALRWLVGYAADRREKTMAERLMNEILDASNGLGAAVKKREDTHKMAESNKAFAHYRW, encoded by the coding sequence ATGCCTCGCAAGGGTCCCGCTCCGAAGCGGCCGATCGACGTCGACCCGGTCTACGGATCGCAGGTTGTCACCCAGCTCGTCTCGAAGGTTCTGAAGGACGGCAAGAAGCAGGTTGCCCAGCGCATCGTCTACACCGCGCTTGAAGGCACCCGCGACAAGACCGGCGCCGACCCGGTGATCACGCTCAAGCGTGCGCTGGAGAACGTCAAGCCGGCCATCGAGGTCAAGTCCCGCCGTGTCGGTGGCGCGACCTACCAGGTTCCGGTTGAGGTCAAGGGCACCCGTGGCAACACGCTCGCCCTGCGTTGGCTCGTCGGCTACGCCGCCGACCGTCGCGAGAAGACCATGGCCGAGCGCCTCATGAACGAGATCCTCGACGCCAGCAACGGCCTGGGTGCCGCTGTGAAGAAGCGTGAGGACACTCACAAGATGGCCGAGTCCAACAAGGCCTTCGCGCACTACCGCTGGTGA
- the rpsL gene encoding 30S ribosomal protein S12, protein MPTINQLVRKGREDKASKTKTPALKGSPQRRGVCTRVYTTTPKKPNSALRKVARVRLSSGVEVTAYIPGVGHNLQEHSIVLVRGGRVKDLPGVRYKIIRGTLDTQGVKNRKQARSRYGAKKEKA, encoded by the coding sequence GTGCCCACTATTAACCAGCTGGTCCGCAAGGGCCGCGAGGACAAGGCGTCCAAGACCAAGACGCCGGCCCTCAAGGGATCCCCGCAGCGTCGCGGCGTCTGCACGCGCGTCTACACGACCACCCCGAAGAAGCCGAACTCCGCCCTCCGCAAGGTTGCCCGTGTGCGCCTTTCGTCCGGCGTCGAGGTCACGGCCTACATCCCGGGTGTGGGTCACAACCTTCAGGAGCACTCGATCGTGCTCGTCCGTGGCGGCCGTGTGAAGGACCTTCCCGGTGTCCGCTACAAGATCATCCGCGGCACGCTTGACACCCAGGGTGTGAAGAACCGCAAGCAGGCTCGCAGCCGCTACGGCGCCAAGAAGGAGAAGGCCTAA